In the genome of Thermosphaera aggregans DSM 11486, one region contains:
- the rrp41 gene encoding exosome complex exonuclease Rrp41 produces the protein MSIKPRLLREDGTRLDGRRLDELRPVKIKVGVLKNANGSALVEYGGTKVLAAVFGPREALPRHIALPDRATLRVRYHMAPFSTSERKSPAPSRREIELSKVIREALESVVFSEQFPRTSIDIFIEVLQADGGTRTAGLTAASVALADAGIPMKDLVIGVAVGKIEGNLVLDISELEDEYGEADLPLGIAPNIGEIVLLQLNGVLTPEELKAGIELAWKGVDSIYKIAKEALYAKYIKAFEEVK, from the coding sequence GTGAGCATCAAGCCTAGGTTGCTCAGGGAAGATGGTACGAGGCTGGATGGGAGACGGCTGGACGAGCTACGCCCCGTTAAGATCAAGGTAGGGGTTTTGAAGAACGCCAATGGAAGCGCCCTCGTTGAGTACGGGGGGACGAAAGTACTGGCAGCGGTCTTCGGCCCAAGGGAGGCTCTGCCGAGGCATATAGCCCTCCCGGATAGGGCTACGCTAAGGGTTAGGTACCACATGGCCCCGTTCTCAACGAGCGAGAGGAAGTCTCCAGCCCCGTCAAGGAGAGAGATAGAGCTCTCCAAGGTTATCAGGGAGGCTCTTGAATCAGTTGTCTTCTCCGAGCAGTTCCCGAGAACATCTATCGACATATTCATAGAGGTTTTGCAAGCAGACGGGGGCACTAGGACTGCTGGGTTAACCGCTGCCTCGGTAGCTCTCGCCGATGCCGGCATACCTATGAAGGATCTTGTAATAGGTGTTGCTGTGGGGAAGATTGAGGGGAATCTCGTGTTGGATATAAGCGAGCTTGAAGACGAGTATGGAGAGGCAGACCTGCCTCTCGGGATAGCTCCGAACATTGGGGAGATCGTGCTTCTCCAATTAAACGGTGTTTTAACCCCCGAGGAGCTTAAAGCAGGGATCGAGCTTGCGTGGAAGGGCGTGGACTCTATATATAAGATTGCCAAGGAAGCCCTCTACGCTAAATACATTAAGGCTTTCGAGGAGGTGAAGTAA
- the rrp4 gene encoding exosome complex RNA-binding protein Rrp4, translating into MKLKVIVADRQLVRPGDILAYIEEAGEVVKFKKIPDKHVYIFDNKIISDLVGVVNVSGEDIQVIPLEGVYIPRKDDLVIGIVENVGVTAWTLDIRSPYPGVLNASEVIEGFNPLIHNLRNYLDTGDFVIGRIALFDRTRDPVITVKGKGLGKITEGVVVDVKPSKIPRLIGKRGSMYNLLTSMSGCEITIAQNGFVWLKCHDENRAKVLIQAIKLIELKAHMRGLTEEVKMFLERKLGGGGSGEHQA; encoded by the coding sequence ATGAAGCTCAAAGTAATCGTGGCTGACAGGCAACTGGTCAGGCCCGGGGATATTTTAGCATATATCGAGGAGGCCGGCGAGGTAGTAAAGTTCAAGAAAATCCCTGATAAACACGTATACATTTTCGACAACAAGATTATAAGCGACTTAGTAGGGGTCGTCAACGTTAGCGGCGAGGACATACAGGTAATCCCGCTGGAAGGGGTCTACATTCCCCGGAAAGACGACCTCGTAATAGGTATTGTTGAAAACGTCGGCGTCACAGCCTGGACTCTTGACATAAGAAGCCCCTACCCGGGAGTGTTGAACGCTAGCGAGGTAATAGAAGGCTTCAATCCTCTAATCCACAACCTTAGGAATTATCTTGACACCGGGGATTTCGTGATAGGGAGGATAGCGTTGTTCGACAGGACAAGGGATCCGGTTATAACAGTGAAGGGTAAGGGGCTGGGGAAGATAACCGAGGGGGTTGTAGTCGACGTGAAGCCCAGCAAGATTCCAAGGTTAATTGGGAAGAGGGGGAGCATGTACAACTTGTTGACAAGCATGAGCGGGTGCGAGATAACCATAGCCCAGAACGGCTTCGTATGGCTTAAATGCCACGATGAGAACAGGGCTAAGGTTTTAATACAGGCGATTAAGCTTATTGAGTTAAAAGCCCACATGCGTGGTTTAACAGAGGAGGTTAAGATGTTTCTGGAGAGAAAGCTTGGCGGAGGTGGAAGCGGTGAGCATCAAGCCTAG
- a CDS encoding ribosome assembly factor SBDS, whose amino-acid sequence MKDKLVIAKYEAKGHRFEILVDPDLALKVKEGKQVSVDEVVAGDFIYKDARKGLKASPESLKAVFGTDDPRVVAMEIIKKGELQFTAEQRRKLLEDKKNQIVNLIAKNAVDPKTKLPIPAKRIELAMEQARVTIDPYKPAEQQVEEIVSKIARFIPIKLAKAYVLVKIPAEYASKAYKTVQSLGVVKKSNWGSDGSVSVELEIPAGMQQEFIDKVNALTKGSAEIKIVSVGER is encoded by the coding sequence GTGAAGGATAAACTGGTCATAGCCAAGTACGAGGCCAAGGGGCATAGGTTTGAAATCCTCGTCGACCCCGACCTGGCACTGAAGGTGAAGGAGGGGAAGCAGGTCAGCGTTGACGAGGTCGTAGCGGGGGACTTCATATACAAGGATGCTAGGAAGGGTTTGAAAGCCTCTCCCGAATCCTTGAAGGCTGTTTTCGGCACGGACGATCCAAGAGTAGTTGCCATGGAGATTATTAAGAAGGGAGAGCTACAGTTCACGGCCGAGCAGAGGAGAAAACTACTTGAGGATAAGAAAAACCAGATCGTGAACTTGATAGCTAAGAATGCTGTCGACCCTAAGACCAAGCTCCCCATACCTGCTAAAAGAATTGAGCTGGCGATGGAGCAGGCAAGAGTCACCATAGACCCGTACAAGCCTGCTGAGCAACAGGTTGAGGAGATCGTGTCGAAAATAGCCAGGTTCATACCTATAAAGCTTGCTAAAGCATACGTATTGGTTAAAATACCTGCAGAATACGCTAGCAAGGCATATAAGACTGTGCAATCACTCGGGGTTGTGAAGAAGTCTAACTGGGGGAGTGATGGAAGCGTGAGCGTGGAGCTTGAAATACCTGCTGGGATGCAACAGGAGTTTATAGATAAGGTGAACGCGCTGACCAAGGGGAGCGCGGAGATAAAGATTGTGAGCGTGGGGGAGAGATGA
- the psmA gene encoding archaeal proteasome endopeptidase complex subunit alpha, giving the protein MGLSMAAAYDRAITIFSPDGRIYQVEYAFEAVRRGWTTLGVRTRNAAVVVAEKQKISPLTDEKAIQKVFKVDDHIGVSFAGMAGDGRILIDYAIHQALIHKFYYDEPIPVEYLTKLVCDVKQAYTQHAGVRPFGVSMIFVGVDEKGTQLFMTEPSGRYLSYYGVAIGEKSGNVTEFLEKNYSYDLSARETVKLGILAIASIVESRPLQDYIEAGYIDVETKQFRIMGKSEIEELLAELEKEGRLKQEGRK; this is encoded by the coding sequence ATGGGTCTTTCAATGGCTGCTGCTTACGACAGGGCTATCACCATATTCTCCCCGGACGGCAGGATCTACCAGGTTGAATACGCTTTCGAAGCCGTTAGGAGGGGCTGGACCACTCTAGGCGTTAGAACGAGGAATGCGGCCGTAGTGGTTGCTGAGAAGCAGAAGATCTCTCCTCTAACTGATGAGAAAGCTATTCAGAAAGTGTTCAAAGTGGATGATCACATCGGGGTAAGCTTCGCAGGCATGGCGGGCGATGGCAGGATATTGATAGACTATGCTATACACCAGGCCCTTATACACAAGTTCTACTATGACGAGCCAATCCCTGTAGAGTACTTGACGAAGCTGGTTTGCGATGTGAAGCAGGCTTACACTCAGCACGCGGGCGTGAGGCCTTTCGGAGTCTCAATGATATTCGTGGGCGTGGATGAGAAGGGTACTCAATTATTCATGACGGAGCCTAGTGGAAGATACCTAAGCTACTACGGAGTTGCAATAGGCGAGAAGAGCGGTAATGTCACGGAGTTCCTCGAGAAAAACTACAGCTACGATCTCAGCGCTAGGGAAACGGTTAAGCTCGGAATTCTCGCAATAGCCTCCATTGTGGAGAGCAGGCCCCTGCAAGACTATATTGAAGCAGGCTACATAGATGTTGAAACGAAGCAGTTCAGAATAATGGGGAAGAGCGAGATAGAGGAGCTTCTCGCAGAGCTTGAGAAGGAGGGCCGTCTTAAACAGGAGGGTAGAAAGTAG
- a CDS encoding SDR family oxidoreductase — protein MKRFEGKTCIVTGGAKGIGAAIAWRLGIEGCNVAVFDIDEEAGAYRVGELAKAGVRARFYRVDVSNEEQVFKGVGNVYADFGGVNVLVNNAGIGFTGRSIEEQSIEEWRRIIDVNLTGPWLCSKHVVKYMKKTGGVIVNIASTRALQSEPNTEPYSASKGGLLALTHSLAISLAKYRIRVLAVSPGWIDTSEWQFPPRKPSLTRLDHEWHPAGRVGRPEDVASLVAFLASDEAGWMTGVNVVVDGGVTSRMVYLDEEMIKQALSTILGDPGLGEAVMKLVSKAKEDKMVLEKIRTMLKEL, from the coding sequence TTGAAAAGGTTTGAAGGTAAGACATGCATTGTAACCGGGGGAGCAAAAGGTATTGGGGCCGCAATAGCGTGGAGGCTGGGGATCGAGGGTTGCAACGTAGCGGTTTTCGATATTGACGAGGAGGCTGGAGCATACAGGGTTGGAGAGCTCGCTAAAGCAGGGGTTAGAGCACGCTTTTACAGGGTTGATGTTTCAAACGAGGAGCAGGTTTTCAAAGGGGTTGGCAACGTCTACGCGGATTTCGGCGGGGTTAACGTTCTAGTCAACAACGCGGGCATAGGGTTCACGGGGAGGAGTATTGAGGAACAGAGCATTGAGGAGTGGAGGAGGATAATAGACGTCAATCTAACAGGCCCCTGGCTGTGTAGCAAGCACGTTGTGAAATACATGAAGAAGACTGGCGGAGTCATAGTCAACATCGCATCGACGAGAGCGCTCCAGTCAGAACCCAACACAGAGCCATACTCAGCATCTAAAGGAGGGCTACTAGCCTTAACACACTCGCTCGCCATCTCCCTGGCCAAGTACAGGATTAGAGTGCTAGCCGTCTCCCCTGGCTGGATAGACACTAGTGAGTGGCAGTTCCCGCCGAGAAAACCATCCCTCACACGGTTGGACCACGAGTGGCATCCCGCTGGAAGAGTCGGAAGGCCTGAGGATGTTGCATCGCTAGTGGCATTCCTAGCCTCCGACGAAGCAGGATGGATGACGGGCGTTAACGTGGTGGTGGACGGCGGTGTAACGTCTAGAATGGTCTATCTTGATGAGGAAATGATTAAGCAGGCATTGTCAACCATTCTTGGAGACCCAGGGCTGGGCGAGGCCGTGATGAAACTGGTCTCCAAGGCTAAGGAGGACAAGATGGTTCTCGAAAAAATAAGGACAATGCTCAAGGAGCTGTAG
- a CDS encoding PEP-CTERM sorting domain-containing protein (PEP-CTERM proteins occur, often in large numbers, in the proteomes of bacteria that also encode an exosortase, a predicted intramembrane cysteine proteinase. The presence of a PEP-CTERM domain at a protein's C-terminus predicts cleavage within the sorting domain, followed by covalent anchoring to some some component of the (usually Gram-negative) cell surface. Many PEP-CTERM proteins exhibit an unusual sequence composition that includes large numbers of potential glycosylation sites. Expression of one such protein has been shown restore the ability of a bacterium to form floc, a type of biofilm.) has protein sequence MKTPFLALALLLILTSPLAALGGSGDKALPLSSASASIRLDGDPAEWGVFNCTGKAPGLYLETLNGIPQWIWCDPQGDERTDFASPDPRADLLEFRVTADQDYLYGLVKVAGMDFGNLGTNGATAVLITVNRNGSGSQEGFGLESETKISPDAKWFRQVIINLGSAQLSGTLESVGLGDSWGKAFLLVDENWNRLTDSDSESQMAADVSKNTIEFRIKWDMLGGVPSGGSFFLRIELITGRGYGDGGGNGNIWEINGASDALDAVTNIKENTWVEVENGVVDYYIDLYFETTPPYYPVPEPGLLIGIATAVSVLAMLLLLKRRR, from the coding sequence ATGAAAACCCCGTTCCTCGCCCTAGCACTCTTGCTAATACTCACTAGTCCTCTCGCCGCTCTAGGAGGTTCAGGGGATAAGGCACTCCCGTTATCCAGTGCATCAGCGTCAATAAGATTAGACGGAGACCCGGCCGAGTGGGGAGTATTCAACTGCACCGGCAAAGCCCCCGGCCTATATCTTGAAACATTAAACGGTATACCCCAGTGGATATGGTGCGATCCTCAAGGAGATGAGAGAACGGATTTTGCAAGCCCGGATCCACGGGCGGATCTCTTAGAGTTCAGGGTGACGGCTGATCAGGACTATCTCTACGGGCTTGTGAAAGTAGCCGGCATGGACTTCGGAAACCTGGGAACCAATGGTGCTACAGCAGTATTGATCACTGTGAACAGGAATGGTTCGGGAAGCCAGGAAGGGTTTGGATTAGAGTCTGAAACAAAAATCTCTCCAGATGCAAAATGGTTCAGGCAGGTAATCATAAACCTTGGTAGCGCACAGCTCAGCGGTACACTGGAAAGCGTGGGATTAGGGGATAGCTGGGGCAAAGCCTTCCTCCTCGTAGATGAGAATTGGAACCGTCTCACAGACAGCGACAGCGAGAGCCAAATGGCCGCAGACGTGTCCAAGAACACTATCGAGTTCAGGATTAAATGGGACATGCTGGGGGGTGTGCCAAGCGGCGGTAGCTTCTTTCTGCGAATAGAGTTGATAACGGGCAGGGGCTACGGTGATGGGGGTGGAAATGGAAATATATGGGAAATTAACGGGGCAAGCGACGCTTTGGACGCGGTGACGAATATCAAAGAAAACACATGGGTTGAGGTCGAGAATGGAGTGGTTGACTACTACATCGACCTGTACTTTGAGACAACACCACCCTACTACCCGGTTCCCGAGCCCGGCTTGCTAATAGGGATTGCCACGGCCGTATCAGTGCTTGCGATGCTGTTGCTCCTGAAGAGGAGGAGGTAG
- a CDS encoding Rpp14/Pop5 family protein produces the protein MVEELATLLVTLLIAQAALLAATVYYLGRVRKVLRVWKTLVEKEHGKPVKPRKRYVVFELACNGNPSREVVEKHVENAFTAYYGRAVLAKASPQLVFMDEKARRGVYRVSHLYVKHLISLFTVPLETGECKCLIIPLKTTGTLKKALKIMEKK, from the coding sequence ATGGTTGAAGAGCTTGCAACGCTCCTCGTAACACTTCTGATAGCTCAGGCCGCCCTCCTCGCAGCCACGGTTTACTATCTTGGAAGGGTTCGAAAAGTGCTGAGGGTTTGGAAAACACTGGTGGAGAAAGAGCACGGGAAGCCCGTTAAGCCGAGGAAGAGGTACGTGGTTTTCGAGCTAGCGTGCAACGGAAACCCGTCTAGAGAGGTGGTTGAAAAGCATGTTGAAAACGCGTTCACCGCCTACTACGGGAGGGCTGTGCTCGCCAAGGCATCCCCCCAGCTGGTGTTCATGGATGAGAAGGCTAGGAGGGGTGTTTACAGGGTTAGCCACCTGTATGTTAAACACTTGATCAGCTTGTTTACAGTACCGTTGGAGACAGGGGAATGCAAATGCTTAATAATACCTTTGAAAACAACCGGAACCCTCAAGAAAGCATTGAAGATTATGGAGAAGAAGTGA
- a CDS encoding RNA-binding domain-containing protein, translating to MASSREDKRRVVVKSVEVTTSCHSTEDCEKVRTALLNLLPKTLHSDVKISAETLHGFYGNRILLMKTETTNGDLLLKHLAESLSETEKSILSASFKLRYDARTGRLYLRFSKQDAYMGSLRLLDSDDVVKVVVHFSNAKREEEVKTLLRQIGLIR from the coding sequence ATGGCAAGTAGCAGAGAGGATAAGCGAAGAGTAGTCGTCAAGAGCGTGGAGGTAACCACCTCCTGCCACTCAACAGAGGATTGTGAGAAAGTACGCACGGCTCTTTTAAACCTCCTGCCTAAAACCCTTCACTCAGACGTCAAGATTTCCGCCGAAACCCTCCACGGCTTCTACGGCAACAGGATCTTGTTGATGAAAACAGAGACCACTAATGGAGACCTGCTCCTCAAACACTTGGCAGAAAGCCTTTCCGAAACCGAAAAGAGCATTCTATCAGCAAGCTTCAAGCTCAGGTATGATGCTAGGACTGGGAGGCTCTACCTCAGGTTCAGCAAGCAAGACGCTTACATGGGGAGCCTCCGCCTCCTGGACTCGGACGATGTCGTGAAAGTGGTGGTCCACTTCTCAAACGCTAAGAGGGAGGAGGAGGTTAAGACACTGCTTAGACAAATAGGCTTAATACGTTGA
- a CDS encoding 50S ribosomal protein L15e, whose product MARSVYHYIAELWKKPYEGEMKELMRQRLIEWRRQPSVVRVESPTRLDRARELGYKAKPGFVIARVRVRKGGQRKPRPDSGRRPKRMGVYGYAPAKSIRLIAEERAARKFPGLEVLNSYYVGEDGRYKWYEVILVDPHHPAICSDPEIKWICEPQNRGRVFRGLTSAGKKMRGLRKSRGIRGTTSYKWKRKQKERLLKKRHEASRGARDPWQVAERISEE is encoded by the coding sequence ATGGCTAGAAGCGTCTACCATTATATTGCGGAGCTTTGGAAGAAGCCCTACGAGGGAGAGATGAAAGAGTTGATGAGGCAGAGGCTGATAGAGTGGAGGAGGCAACCCTCGGTAGTGAGGGTTGAGTCGCCGACAAGGCTTGACAGGGCCAGGGAGCTGGGCTATAAGGCTAAACCAGGCTTCGTCATCGCTAGGGTCAGGGTTAGAAAGGGCGGTCAGAGAAAACCCAGGCCTGACAGCGGTAGAAGGCCGAAGAGGATGGGTGTTTACGGGTATGCCCCGGCGAAGAGCATTAGGCTTATCGCTGAGGAGAGGGCGGCCCGGAAGTTCCCGGGTCTCGAAGTCCTGAACAGCTACTACGTTGGGGAGGACGGCAGGTATAAGTGGTATGAGGTAATACTTGTAGACCCGCATCATCCGGCAATATGTAGCGACCCCGAGATCAAGTGGATATGTGAGCCGCAGAACAGGGGAAGGGTTTTCAGAGGCTTAACCAGTGCCGGCAAGAAGATGAGAGGGTTGAGGAAGAGCCGGGGAATCAGGGGCACGACCAGCTATAAGTGGAAGAGGAAGCAGAAGGAGAGATTGCTGAAGAAGAGGCATGAGGCGAGCAGGGGAGCACGCGATCCATGGCAAGTAGCAGAGAGGATAAGCGAAGAGTAG
- a CDS encoding redox-regulated ATPase YchF: MPPPEKLIGIVGKTNVGKSTLFSAITMVPVKIADHPFTTIEPNIGVGYVRVPCVHVELGLKQCNPRSGFCIRGFRFIPVKLMDVAGLIPGASRGRGLGNKFMDDLRQADVLIHVVDASGGTDLEGNPVKPGTQDPLEEVELIRREIDEWFSSVVKRVWEAKIAKSIQSSPNPLDLVTQNLSGLSIRKHHVIEALRESGLESKPIKNWSASDVELFALKLRQVAKPIVIAANKADHPVAEENVKRLREKYGDDVKPVSGLAEMILKKAAQSGLIDYLPGDPDFRVKPGVELSREQSRALELVKGNVLEKYGSTGVQELLNHAVFRKLGLIVVYPVEDQNKYTDHSGNILPDAYLVPGGTTARELAYMVHTDLGEGFLYAVDARRKERIGESYVLRNGDVVKIVSAKS, from the coding sequence ATGCCGCCGCCTGAGAAGCTCATAGGCATCGTAGGCAAGACCAACGTGGGCAAGTCAACCCTTTTCAGCGCTATAACAATGGTACCCGTTAAAATAGCCGACCACCCTTTCACAACCATCGAGCCCAACATAGGGGTTGGCTATGTGAGAGTACCATGCGTCCATGTTGAGCTCGGGCTTAAGCAGTGCAACCCGAGGAGCGGGTTCTGCATCAGAGGCTTCAGGTTCATCCCGGTTAAGCTAATGGATGTGGCTGGGCTCATACCGGGGGCTAGCAGAGGGCGGGGGCTCGGAAACAAGTTCATGGATGACCTGAGGCAGGCGGACGTCCTCATACATGTTGTCGACGCTTCAGGCGGGACAGACCTCGAGGGAAACCCGGTCAAGCCCGGCACCCAGGACCCCTTGGAGGAGGTTGAGCTAATCAGGAGGGAGATTGACGAGTGGTTCTCATCCGTTGTGAAAAGAGTCTGGGAGGCCAAGATAGCGAAGAGCATTCAGTCATCGCCCAACCCGTTAGACCTGGTAACGCAGAACCTATCAGGGCTCAGCATTAGGAAACACCATGTTATTGAGGCGTTGAGAGAATCCGGCTTGGAGTCAAAGCCCATCAAGAACTGGTCAGCCAGCGATGTCGAGCTGTTCGCGTTAAAGCTTAGGCAGGTTGCAAAGCCCATAGTTATAGCCGCTAACAAGGCAGACCACCCTGTGGCGGAGGAGAACGTGAAGAGGCTAAGGGAGAAGTATGGTGATGATGTGAAACCGGTTAGCGGGCTTGCGGAGATGATTTTGAAGAAGGCCGCTCAATCAGGCCTCATAGACTACTTGCCCGGTGACCCGGATTTCAGGGTTAAGCCCGGTGTAGAGCTCTCCAGGGAGCAGTCCAGGGCGCTGGAGCTGGTTAAGGGCAACGTTCTCGAGAAATACGGTTCCACAGGCGTCCAGGAACTCCTGAACCATGCAGTGTTCAGGAAGCTTGGGCTGATAGTTGTCTACCCGGTTGAGGATCAGAACAAGTACACGGATCACTCGGGCAACATCCTCCCCGACGCCTACCTTGTCCCGGGTGGCACGACGGCTAGGGAGCTGGCTTACATGGTTCACACCGACCTGGGGGAGGGCTTCCTATACGCTGTTGACGCGAGGAGAAAGGAAAGGATTGGAGAGAGCTATGTGCTGAGGAATGGGGACGTGGTTAAGATAGTGTCCGCTAAGTCCTGA
- a CDS encoding DUF2095 family protein: MSHDLEEFKKKYPNLYREIVEKEGKGITVGFDPSTIDPWRGYVPSVVDYIRRCRSVEEALEVVNYLRQRGEIGEREASELKSILEDKGLGFFGERKGDDYYYREASRYWESLRARKSERGRG; this comes from the coding sequence ATGAGCCATGACTTGGAAGAGTTCAAGAAGAAGTACCCAAACCTCTACAGAGAGATCGTGGAGAAGGAGGGAAAAGGCATAACAGTCGGCTTCGACCCGTCAACCATAGACCCCTGGAGGGGTTATGTTCCAAGCGTTGTGGACTACATAAGAAGGTGTAGGAGCGTTGAAGAAGCCCTCGAGGTCGTCAACTATCTTAGGCAACGAGGGGAGATCGGGGAGAGGGAGGCTTCCGAGCTGAAGAGCATCCTGGAGGATAAGGGGCTTGGGTTCTTCGGCGAGAGGAAGGGTGACGACTACTATTACAGGGAGGCTTCAAGGTACTGGGAGAGCCTGAGGGCTAGGAAAAGCGAACGGGGCAGGGGTTGA
- the glmU gene encoding bifunctional sugar-1-phosphate nucleotidylyltransferase/acetyltransferase encodes MKAIVLAAGNGVRLRPVTDTRPKPLIPVLCKPVLGWHLDWLSRLNIDEVVLIVNYMKEMIMDYVSRFHKGLRVKYVVQDPPAGTGDAVIKALDHLPYGEDVLIVYSDIFIKDMSVYRELVSIKEPVILGAVVDRPEHYGVLELENGGLKSIVEKPSQPPSPIANAGVYKLNTKDIDEHKNVGVSVRGEVEFTDIVNGIAREKQVSVYTLPKGWWIDIGRPWHILEANKMALEDLKGSIKGVVEEPVRMTGEVYVGEDSIIHSFSSLEGPVYIDSKVEVGPNARVRPFSVICNGSKIGFSVEVKESVLFENVKASHLAYIGDSVVCENVNLGAGTITANLRFDEKPVKMMVKDRLEDTGRVKLGAVIGGHVKTGVNVSIMPGVKIGSYSWILPGSVVHRDVPSKTVYPR; translated from the coding sequence ATGAAAGCCATTGTCCTAGCCGCTGGTAACGGTGTGCGTTTAAGGCCTGTCACCGATACAAGGCCCAAGCCGCTCATACCCGTCCTCTGTAAGCCGGTTCTAGGCTGGCATCTCGACTGGCTGAGCCGTTTAAACATTGACGAGGTAGTTTTGATTGTAAACTATATGAAGGAGATGATCATGGACTACGTGAGCAGGTTTCACAAGGGGCTCAGGGTCAAGTACGTGGTTCAAGACCCGCCCGCGGGCACCGGCGATGCCGTGATCAAGGCGCTGGACCACCTCCCGTACGGCGAGGACGTGCTCATTGTGTACTCAGATATCTTCATAAAAGATATGAGCGTTTACAGGGAGTTGGTCAGCATTAAAGAACCGGTCATCCTCGGGGCAGTCGTGGATAGGCCTGAACACTACGGCGTGCTCGAGCTGGAGAATGGAGGGTTGAAAAGCATTGTTGAAAAGCCTTCACAACCACCATCGCCCATCGCTAACGCAGGAGTCTACAAGCTCAACACTAAGGACATAGATGAGCATAAGAATGTCGGGGTTAGCGTTAGAGGGGAGGTCGAGTTCACCGACATAGTCAACGGGATAGCCAGGGAGAAGCAGGTGAGCGTGTACACTTTGCCGAAAGGCTGGTGGATAGACATAGGGAGGCCGTGGCACATACTGGAGGCTAATAAGATGGCTCTCGAGGACTTGAAGGGGAGTATCAAGGGAGTGGTTGAGGAGCCTGTCAGGATGACCGGGGAGGTGTATGTAGGGGAGGACTCCATTATACACTCTTTCTCATCACTAGAGGGCCCGGTTTACATAGACTCTAAAGTTGAGGTAGGGCCGAACGCCAGGGTGAGACCGTTCAGCGTGATATGCAACGGCTCTAAAATAGGGTTCAGCGTTGAGGTGAAGGAGAGCGTCTTGTTCGAGAACGTTAAGGCAAGCCACCTCGCCTACATAGGCGATAGCGTGGTATGCGAGAACGTTAACCTGGGAGCGGGCACTATTACCGCGAACCTCAGGTTTGACGAGAAACCTGTTAAAATGATGGTGAAGGATAGGCTTGAGGATACGGGGAGAGTCAAGCTGGGAGCCGTCATTGGCGGGCACGTGAAAACAGGCGTGAACGTTTCCATAATGCCGGGGGTTAAGATAGGCTCATACTCATGGATATTGCCTGGAAGCGTTGTCCACAGGGATGTGCCTTCGAAAACAGTTTACCCCAGGTGA
- a CDS encoding 30S ribosomal protein S3ae — MPAKAKYTARDKWKMKKWYEVLAPKAFGEVSLGTTPADDPDKLIGRVVETTLYDLTGDISQVHVKLYFQIVSVEEGKAYTRFKGHELARDYMKSLIRRKSSKVQGIFDVTTKDGYVVRLTIAALTSFRCKSSQRRAIRRIIKDYIFSKTPGLIMDELVNEILSGKISNEIAELARKIYPIRRVEVYKSKLIMIPTEEGPKPAVVVSPVQLKSR, encoded by the coding sequence ATGCCGGCTAAAGCAAAGTATACTGCGCGAGACAAGTGGAAGATGAAGAAGTGGTATGAAGTGCTCGCGCCGAAAGCTTTCGGAGAGGTGTCGCTGGGCACTACGCCAGCGGACGACCCCGATAAGCTAATAGGCAGGGTTGTTGAGACAACCCTCTACGATCTAACAGGAGATATTTCGCAAGTACATGTTAAGCTCTACTTCCAGATCGTGAGCGTTGAGGAGGGCAAGGCCTACACCAGGTTTAAGGGGCATGAGCTGGCGAGAGACTATATGAAGAGCTTGATCAGGAGGAAGAGTAGTAAGGTCCAGGGGATATTCGACGTTACAACCAAGGATGGATACGTGGTGAGGCTGACAATAGCTGCTTTAACGAGCTTCAGGTGTAAGTCAAGCCAGAGGAGAGCTATCAGGAGGATTATCAAGGACTACATCTTCTCCAAGACACCGGGGCTCATTATGGATGAGCTGGTTAACGAAATATTGAGCGGCAAGATATCCAATGAAATAGCAGAGCTTGCGAGGAAGATTTACCCTATAAGGCGTGTCGAAGTGTACAAGTCAAAGCTCATAATGATCCCCACCGAGGAAGGGCCTAAGCCAGCCGTAGTAGTCTCCCCAGTCCAGTTGAAGTCTAGGTAG